One Streptomyces sp. R28 DNA window includes the following coding sequences:
- a CDS encoding winged helix-turn-helix transcriptional regulator, with product MATTTAAQRREQARIEYDAFLKSCPTNQLLDRISDKWVSLVVSALAPGPLRYSDLGRKIAGVSPKMLTQTLRSLERDGLLTRTVTPSVPVRVDYELTPLGHNLAMLLTAVKDWAETHFDEVREARERYDTESPDE from the coding sequence ATGGCGACCACGACAGCGGCCCAGCGCCGCGAACAGGCCCGTATCGAGTACGACGCGTTCCTCAAGAGCTGCCCCACCAACCAGCTCCTGGACCGCATCAGCGACAAGTGGGTCAGCCTCGTCGTCTCCGCCCTCGCCCCCGGCCCCCTGCGCTACAGCGACCTCGGCCGCAAGATCGCCGGCGTCAGCCCCAAGATGCTGACCCAGACACTGCGCTCACTGGAACGCGACGGCCTCCTCACCCGCACCGTCACCCCGTCCGTCCCGGTCCGCGTCGACTACGAACTCACCCCCCTGGGCCACAACCTGGCCATGCTGCTGACCGCGGTGAAGGACTGGGCGGAGACCCACTTCGACGAGGTCCGCGAGGCCCGCGAGCGCTACGACACCGAGAGCCCCGACGAGTAG
- a CDS encoding SDR family NAD(P)-dependent oxidoreductase: MPTAAPSAASRIAVVTGASSGIGAATARQLAAAGYRVVLTARRKDRIEALAEEINAAGHSATAYPLDVTDRAAVDEFAMAFKTIGVLVNNAGGALGADPVATGDPAEWRTMYETNVIGTLNLTQALLPKLEASGDGTIVVVSSTAGHGTYEGGAGYVAAKHGAHVLAETLRLEIVGRPVRVIEIAPGMVKTDEFALTRFAGDEEKAAKVYQGVADPLTADDVADTITWAVTRPSHVNIDLLVVRPRAQASNTKVHREL; this comes from the coding sequence ATGCCCACCGCCGCACCGTCCGCCGCCTCCCGCATCGCCGTCGTCACCGGTGCGAGCAGCGGAATCGGCGCCGCCACGGCACGACAGCTCGCCGCGGCCGGCTACCGGGTCGTCCTGACCGCCCGCCGCAAGGACCGCATCGAGGCGCTGGCCGAGGAGATCAACGCGGCCGGCCACTCGGCGACGGCCTACCCGCTGGACGTGACGGACCGCGCCGCGGTCGACGAGTTCGCGATGGCCTTCAAGACGATCGGCGTCCTCGTCAACAACGCGGGCGGCGCACTCGGCGCCGACCCGGTCGCCACCGGCGACCCCGCCGAGTGGCGCACGATGTACGAGACGAACGTCATCGGCACCCTGAACCTCACCCAGGCCCTGCTCCCGAAGCTGGAGGCGAGCGGCGACGGCACGATCGTCGTCGTCTCCTCCACGGCCGGCCACGGCACGTACGAGGGCGGCGCGGGCTACGTCGCCGCCAAGCACGGCGCCCACGTCCTCGCCGAGACCCTCCGCCTGGAGATCGTCGGCCGCCCGGTGCGCGTCATCGAGATCGCGCCCGGCATGGTCAAGACGGACGAGTTCGCCCTCACCCGCTTCGCCGGCGACGAGGAAAAGGCGGCGAAGGTCTACCAGGGTGTGGCCGACCCCCTGACGGCCGACGACGTCGCCGACACCATCACCTGGGCAGTCACCCGCCCCAGCCACGTCAACATCGACCTCCTGGTCGTCCGCCCCCGGGCCCAGGCCTCCAACACGAAGGTCCACAGGGAGCTGTAG
- a CDS encoding RtcB family protein, which translates to MSYVEMPGAKVPIRMWTDPATVEDGALQQLRNVATLPWIKGLAVMPDVHYGKGATVGSVIAMQGAVCPAAVGVDIGCGMSAVKTSLTANDLPGDLSRLRSKIEQAIPVGRGMHDSPVDPGRFHGFGMAGWDDFWGRFDGVAEAVKFREERAGNQMGTLGSGNHMIELCLDQSNSVWLMLHSGSRNIGKELAEHHIGIAQKLPHNQGLVDRDLAVFVSDTPQMAAYRNDLYWAQEYAKYNRAIMMALLKDVVRKEFKKAKPTYEAEISCHHNYVAEERYEGMDLLVTRKGAIRAGSGEFGIIPGSMGTSSYIVKGLGNEKAFNSASHGAGRRMSRNAAKRRFTVRDLEEQTRGVECRKDSGVLDEIPGAYKNIDQVMERQRDLVEVVAKLKQFICVKG; encoded by the coding sequence ATGTCGTACGTGGAGATGCCGGGCGCGAAGGTTCCCATCCGTATGTGGACCGACCCGGCGACGGTCGAGGACGGAGCTCTGCAGCAGCTGCGCAACGTCGCGACGCTGCCGTGGATCAAGGGGCTGGCGGTCATGCCGGACGTCCACTACGGCAAGGGCGCGACGGTCGGGTCCGTCATCGCGATGCAGGGGGCTGTGTGTCCTGCGGCCGTGGGGGTGGACATCGGGTGCGGGATGTCCGCCGTGAAGACATCGCTCACGGCGAATGATCTGCCGGGGGATCTGTCGCGGTTGCGGTCGAAGATCGAGCAGGCGATTCCGGTGGGGCGGGGGATGCATGACAGTCCTGTGGATCCGGGGCGGTTCCATGGGTTCGGTATGGCCGGGTGGGATGACTTCTGGGGGCGGTTCGATGGGGTTGCGGAGGCGGTGAAGTTCCGGGAGGAGCGTGCCGGAAATCAGATGGGAACGCTCGGATCCGGAAATCATATGATCGAGTTGTGTCTGGATCAGTCAAATTCGGTCTGGCTCATGCTGCACTCCGGTTCCCGGAACATCGGCAAGGAGCTGGCTGAGCATCACATCGGCATCGCGCAGAAGCTGCCGCACAACCAGGGGTTGGTCGACCGCGATCTCGCGGTGTTCGTCTCGGACACTCCGCAGATGGCGGCGTACCGGAACGACCTGTACTGGGCTCAGGAGTACGCCAAGTACAACCGCGCGATCATGATGGCGCTCCTGAAGGACGTGGTCCGGAAGGAGTTCAAGAAGGCGAAGCCGACCTATGAGGCGGAGATCTCCTGCCACCACAACTATGTCGCGGAGGAGCGCTACGAGGGCATGGACCTGCTCGTTACCCGCAAGGGTGCGATCCGTGCCGGCTCCGGTGAATTCGGAATCATTCCGGGTTCGATGGGCACCAGCTCGTACATCGTGAAGGGGCTCGGCAACGAGAAGGCCTTCAACTCGGCTTCGCACGGGGCCGGTCGGCGTATGAGTCGGAACGCGGCGAAGCGGCGCTTCACGGTTCGGGACCTGGAAGAGCAGACGCGGGGAGTCGAGTGCCGTAAGGACTCCGGCGTGCTCGATGAGATTCCGGGTGCTTACAAGAACATCGACCAAGTGATGGAGCGGCAGCGTGACTTGGTCGAGGTTGTGGCGAAGCTGAAGCAGTTCATCTGCGTGAAGGGCTGA
- a CDS encoding tyrosine-protein phosphatase, with protein MDRHIRFDVLHNFRDLGGYPTTDGHRVRPARLYRTDSLGKLTEDTPDWSRFLSLGIRTVIDLRYPWEIENRGRIPDHPSFTYHNLSIEHRPYNQATLTADVAPGPYLAERYLEVAQDGTAEIRGALELVAKAAESDTPLAFHCAKGKDRTGLLAALILGLLGVPEATIIKDYTLTELAAPAFLTEWKALNNGPTPTWPGFNRTPPEVMSLFLSSLTTEYGGIEGYVSKALSLNPGPLSTTLRSKLLERRPE; from the coding sequence GTGGACAGACACATACGCTTCGACGTACTGCACAACTTCCGCGACCTGGGCGGCTACCCGACGACGGACGGCCACCGCGTGCGCCCCGCCCGCCTCTACCGCACGGACTCCCTGGGCAAGCTGACGGAAGACACCCCGGACTGGTCCCGCTTCCTCTCCCTGGGCATCCGCACGGTGATCGACCTGCGCTACCCGTGGGAGATCGAGAACAGGGGCCGCATCCCGGACCACCCGTCGTTCACGTACCACAACCTCAGCATCGAGCACCGCCCGTACAACCAGGCGACCCTGACCGCCGACGTGGCCCCCGGCCCCTACCTCGCCGAGCGCTACCTGGAGGTGGCCCAGGACGGCACGGCGGAGATCCGCGGCGCGCTGGAGCTGGTGGCGAAAGCAGCGGAGTCGGACACTCCCCTGGCCTTCCACTGCGCGAAGGGCAAGGACCGCACGGGCCTGCTGGCGGCCCTGATCCTCGGCCTGCTCGGAGTGCCGGAGGCCACGATCATCAAGGACTACACCCTCACCGAACTGGCCGCCCCCGCCTTCCTGACCGAATGGAAAGCCCTCAACAACGGCCCCACCCCGACCTGGCCGGGCTTCAACAGGACCCCGCCGGAGGTGATGAGCCTGTTCCTGTCATCCCTGACGACTGAATACGGCGGAATAGAGGGCTACGTCTCCAAAGCCCTGTCCCTGAACCCGGGACCACTCTCAACGACCCTGCGCAGCAAGCTCCTTGAGCGGCGGCCCGAGTAA
- a CDS encoding YnfA family protein: MLILRSAALFVVAALFEIGGAWLVWQGVREQRGWLWIGAGVMALGAYGFVATLQPDADFGRILAAYGGVFVAGSLAWGMVADGYRPDRWDVTGALICLAGMAVIMYAPRGS, from the coding sequence ATGCTCATCCTCCGCTCCGCCGCCCTCTTCGTCGTCGCCGCCCTCTTCGAGATCGGTGGCGCCTGGCTGGTCTGGCAGGGCGTGCGCGAGCAGCGCGGCTGGCTGTGGATCGGCGCGGGCGTCATGGCCCTCGGCGCGTACGGCTTCGTCGCCACGCTCCAGCCCGACGCCGACTTCGGCCGCATCCTCGCCGCGTACGGCGGAGTCTTCGTCGCCGGCTCCCTGGCCTGGGGCATGGTCGCGGACGGCTACCGCCCGGACCGCTGGGACGTCACGGGCGCGCTGATCTGCCTCGCGGGCATGGCGGTGATCATGTACGCGCCGCGAGGCAGCTGA
- a CDS encoding ester cyclase: MGQAREVMDRLTEAITTADPKAIAELYAQDAVAVTPDGGELHGRDDIAAYWRQMTEMVPDGTYESVHAYEVGNTAIDEGFFSGRNTGPIQLPTGETVAPTQKEIRIRGVDFATVDDSGHIVDYRLYFDEMEFLEQLGLLPPA, from the coding sequence ATGGGACAGGCACGCGAGGTCATGGACCGGCTGACCGAAGCAATCACCACGGCGGACCCCAAGGCCATCGCCGAGCTCTACGCGCAGGACGCGGTCGCCGTCACACCCGACGGCGGTGAGCTCCACGGGCGCGACGACATCGCCGCGTACTGGCGCCAGATGACGGAGATGGTTCCCGACGGCACGTACGAGTCGGTGCACGCGTACGAGGTCGGCAACACGGCCATCGACGAGGGGTTCTTCAGCGGGCGGAACACGGGGCCGATCCAGTTGCCCACCGGGGAGACGGTGGCGCCGACGCAGAAGGAGATCAGGATCCGCGGGGTGGACTTCGCCACCGTCGACGACAGCGGACACATCGTCGACTACCGGCTCTACTTCGACGAGATGGAGTTCCTGGAGCAGCTGGGGCTGCTGCCGCCGGCCTGA